The stretch of DNA AGGTCGGCGAGCATCGCCGGTGAATACAACCGCCGTACGGCCCCCTCACACAGCAAGGGGTCCGCCTCGACGAGCCCCAGCTGGCGCCACAGCTCGGACTCGCTCCAACACTCGGCGCCGCTGGCGGCCGCTTCCTGCACGGCGCGCTCGCGGTCTGCCGTTGTGGCGGCTTCGCCAATCACCACGAGGTCGGGCGCCGCGTCATCGATGGCGCCGCCACGCCGCTCGACGGCGGCGGATGCTTCTCGCTTGGAGACGCCCACGAACCGCCCCACCAAACGCAGGCGGCGTCCCGACAGGACATCCAGCGGCGGAGCGGGCGTCTCGGCAGGCAACGGAAACTCGGCGGGCGACTACAGGCGACGGGGAGAACAACCCGCGAGTCTTCCCGCTGGCGGCCCGTTCGTCAACGCTCGGTCCAAAGAGGGGAACCGCGAATCGACGCGAATTCCCGCGAATAACACACATCTGTGGGAGGCGTCTCCAGACGCCGATTACGCTCACCACGCCGCATCCGCTAGCAGCGCGTGATCGGGGTCTGGAGACCCCTCCCACAACCAACTGCCTTCAGTTCATTCGCGCTGATTCGCGTGAATTCGCGGTTCCCAACCTCAACCGCAGGTCGGGCAGCCCACCTCTTCCACCGGCTTGCGCACCATCACCGTCCGCGGCACGCGGTACGTGTACGTCACCGGCTCCATCCGCGTCACGGTCCTCGGCACCTGAATCTCTTCGGTCTGATCCACCAGGCGGCAGACCTTGATCTCAACCGGTTCGATCCGCTTCTCGGCCACCATCCGGCACGTCGTCACGGGCACTTGGCGGACCTTTTGTTCGGTCACCATCCGGCAAACCTGCACGGGGACTTTTCGTTCGATGCGCTCGACCACCTGACGGGTCGTCTGCACCGGCACGCGGCGCGTCTGTTGTTCGCTGACCATCCGCACCGTCTGCACTGGCACCTTGCGCGAATGCTGTTCGGCCACCATCCGCGTCACTTGCGTCGGCACTTGCTCGACGACCTGTTGCGGCATGAAGCTCGTAACGGGCGTCTGCACCACCACCGGGTTCGGCTTCCAGACCTGCTGCACTTGTTGCTGGGGCGGCGTCTCGTTCTGGACCCAGGCGAGGCCCGGACGCACCGTCTGCGCCATGCCCGTGACCGGATCGACCGTCGTCTGCCGCGACATCCACGTCAGCCGCGGCCACGAGCGCGAGCCCGGGGTGACGGTCACCTGGTTAACGAGCGCTCCCTGATCGACGACCTGCTGCTGCATCGTCGTCACGGGGCTCATCACCGTGCGTGTGACGGGCCGCATCACCGTCTCGCACACGGGGCGCTGGACGGTGAAGAACTCGGTACGCTCGCTCGTTTCCACAACGGGCCGCTGGACGGTGAAGCACTCATCACGGTACGAGGTCTCGACAACGTTGCGGACTTGGTCGTAGCTCTCGTCGCGGTACTGTGTCTCAAAGACCTGCCGCTGAACGCAGTAGCGTTCTTCGCGCATCGAGGTCTCGGTCACCGGGCGCATCACCGTGAAGTGACGCTCCATCTGCTTGGTCTCGGTGACTGGCACCTGCCGCGTCACCTTACGCGTCTCGTAGACGGTCTCCGTGACGGGGCGGTAACAGGTCGCCTGCCGCTCTTCGTAAATGGTCTGGCACTCCAGGCGGTAAGCCTGCGTGCATGTTGCGCACGGGGAAACCTCTTGAGCGCTCGACACGCCGGGCGTCGTCGCGAAGATCACGGCCAAAGTGATGCGGAGAAGGTTCATCGCCTTATCGACCATCGTTGAGGCAAGCAGCGTTACGCCAAGAAGCCGGCCGCGCCCTGTGCGCGGACCACCGGCCCTTAAGCTCTACGAGAGTCTGTGCCGCAACTCGCTGCGCGGCAAATCAAAAACCCCCGTTAGAACCGCTAGCGGGGCGGATTTTCTCACGCCCCCGCGGGATTGAATCGCTCGGGCAAGCTGGGGGACGCAGCCGACAGCACAAGACACCTACGGCGCGCCGGCGTAAACTCGCCGCAATCGGAATAACCGTCAAGCTCAGCCATTCAACCCCGTGGCGAGCCGGCGATGCCCTTACACCTAAAGATGCGTCGTCGGTGGGAAGTGGGTACCAGCCGCACACCGGCGACGCATCTTTAGGTAAAGGGCGTCGCCGGCTCGCCGCCCTTCGTAAGTTCCCGTGCAACTCCACCACCACACCGCCGCGACGCCCGAGCTCAACCTCGCGCTCGACGAGTCGCTCTTGCTTGGCGACGACAGCGACCACCTCCGCTTCTGGGAGCCCGGGCATCCCTTCGTCGTCCTCGGTCGTTCGTCGAGTTACGACGACGAAGTCGCTGTCGAGACTTGCGGCGAACTCCGCGTCCCGATCTTGAGGCGCGTGAGCGGCGGCGCGACGATCGTCACGGGACCCGGGTGTTTGATGTACGCCGTCGTGCTCGACCTGCGCGAGCGGCCCGCGCTGATGGACCTCACGGCGGCCCACCGCTACGTCCTCGGCAAGATGGTTGAAGCGATCAAACCGCTCGAACCCACCGCCACAATCGCCGGCACCAGTGACCTCGCATTCACTTCGCAAGACGCCCTACGAAAGTTCTCTGGCAACAGCGTCCGCCGTGTCCGCGGTCGCCTGCTCTATCACGGCACGCTGCTCTACAACTTCGACCTGCCGCTGATCAGCAGGCTCCTCCAAACAGCGCCGCGCCAGCCCGAGTACCGCACCAGCCGCGACCACGACGCCTTCGTCGCGAACCTCGAGGCGACGCGAGCCCAACTCATCGAAGCTATCGCCGCAGCGTGGCGTGCGACGCCATCGGACATCGCGCCATCGATACACAAGCGGGCTGATGAACTCGTGGCTGAGAAGTACGCTCACTCCCGTTGGAACACTCACGGAAAACTTTGAGCCAAGTCCTAATCGATTCTGTAGGAGGCGTCTCCGACGCCGATTAAGGTCTCTTAGCCGAAAACGGCATGGTGCGCGTAATCGGCGTCGGAGACGCCTCCTACAAAGCAAGAGACCTATGCACCGCGACCCCGTCATCCAACTCCTCACCGCCTACCGCGAAACCAACCCCGCTGAAGCGCAGGTCGCCGACCGTATCCTTGCCCTCGTCAACTCGCGCCCCGATTGCTTCGACCGCACTTGCCGCCCCGGGCACCTCACCGGCTCGGCGTGGGTCGTTTCGCCCGACGGCGAGCGGCATCTGCTGCTCCACCACCGCAAGCTCGACAAGTGGCTCCAGCCCGGCGGCCACGCCGACGGCCAGACCGACCTCGCCGAGGTCGCCCTGCGCGAAGCGATCGAAGAGACCGGTTTGCAATCGCTTAAGGTCGTTGCAAATCACCGCGGCGTCGCCGTGCTCGACCTCGACGTTCACGACATCCCCGCCCGCTACGCGCCCGACGGCTCGCTGGTCGAAGACGGCCACGAGCACCACGACGTTCGCTTCCTGCTCCAAGCCAATGCCGATGAAAGCCTTTGCGTCAGCGACGAGTCGCACGACCTCCGCTGGTGCACGCCCGACGAAGTCGCCGCGCTGACCCAGGAATGGAGCGTGCTCCGCCTGCTGGAGAAGGCCCGCCGGCGACTAGATCGGTAGAGACGCGTTGCCTTTACCCCCCCGTGCAGCGACACTAGCGCCATGACGAATTCCGCTCAAACCCCCGCACTGTCGCCCTGGGGCAATCTGCTGGGCGCGCTGAGGACCGACTTCCCGGCCTCGATCATCGTCTTTCTGGTGGCGCTCCCCCTCTGCATGGGCATCGCCACCGCGTCGGGCGCGCCGCCCGTGTCGGGATTGATCACCGGCATTATTGGTGGGCTGTTGGTGGGCGCCATTTCCGGCTCGCCGCTCCAGGTGAGCGGCCCCGCCGCCGGCCTGTTCGTCGTCACGTCCGAGATCATCGCCGAGCTCGGGTTCGCGGCGCTGGGGATCGTTGTGGTCTGCGCCGGCGCCATCCAGATAGTGGCGGGAGTCGCGAAACTCGGCAGCTACTTCCGCGCCGTCTCGCCTGCCGTCATCCAAGGCATGCTCAGCGGCATCGGCGTTCTGATCTTCGCCAGCCAATTCCACGTCATGGTCGACGACCACGACGCCGCTCGGCCCTGGCTCAATATCGGCTGGGAGAAGGGGATCGCCAACATCCTCACAATCCCCGAGTCGCTCTGGAAGGGACTCGTGCCGCTGGACAATTCGCCCCACCACCTCGCGGCTGCGGTCGGCGTCTCCTCCATACTCGTCTTGATGTTCTGGAAGTACGTCCCGATTAAGTCGCTGCGCATTATCCCCGGCGCCGTCGTCGCGGTGATCTTGGCGGCCGCTATCACTAAGACCATGGGCTGGAACATCGAACACGTCGATGTGCCAGCGAGCCTGCTCGACGGAATCTTGTTCCCAACGAGAGAAGTCCTCGGCGATCTTGAATGGCGCGCCGTTGCGCTCGCCGCGGTCACGGTCGCCCTCATCGCCAGCGCCGAGACGATGCTCTGCTGCGCCGCGGTCGATCAGATGCAGTCTCACACCCGCACCGACTACAACCGCGAGCTGCTCGCCCAGGGAGTCGGCAACTTTGCCTGCGGCGTTGTCGGCTCACTGCCCATGACGGGTGTCATCGTCCGCAGCTCGGCCAACGTCGACGCCGGTGGCCGTACCCGGCTCTCGGCGTGGCTCCACGGGCTTTGGCTCTTGATATTCGTCGCCCTGCTGCCGTGGGTGCTCGACATGATCCCGATGTCGAGCCTTGCCGCGGTGCTAGTCTACACGGGCTGGAAACTCATCAACCCCAAGGCGGTCCTCAAACTCTGGCGTGTCAGCCGGCCCGAAGGGATTATCGCCATCATAACCCTGCTGCTGGTGGTGGGCGTCGATCTATTAACGGGCGTCCTGGTGGGCATCGCTTGCACGGCGGCCTGGCTCCTGTGGACGTTTGCTAAGCTCGACGTCGATGTCGAAGAGATCCCCTCAGAAAGCCGAACTGTCCTCCGCCTTGAGGGCGCCGCGACGTTTCTGGGGGTGCCAAAGATCGCCGACGCCCTCGACAAGATTACGCCCGACACCGAACTGCACGTCCCGCTAGACCGTTTGCGGTACATCGACCACTCATGCCTCGAGCTGCTCGTCAACTGGGAGAAGATGCACTCGGCTCAAGGTGGCGTGCTCGTCATTGACTGGGAGAGCCTTGCCGCGACTTTCCGCGACTCGAACAATAAGACTCACGAACAGTAAGGCTCACGAGAGTCCCGGTCCCGTGATTAGAACTCCCTGCAACCAAACGTTACCCCGAGCCGCATAAGCCCAAGTCTCGTCCCGTCGTCTGGCTGGGGGGCCGACTCAACCAAAACGTGTCATCGCCGATGATTGATGATCTGCTGAATAACAACCGCGATTGGGCCCAGCGGGTGGTCGCCGACGACCCCTCCTTCTTCGCCGACCTCGCCGAGCAACAGAAGCCCGACTACCTCTGGATCGGCTGCTCCGACAGCCGCGTCCCCGCCAACCAGATCGTCGGCCTCGACCCCGGCGCGGTGTTCGTCCACCGCAACATCGCCAACGTCGTCGTCCACACCGACGTCAATTGCTTGTCGGTCATCGAGTTTGCGGTCCGCGTCCTGCGGGTCAAGCACATCCTGGTGGTCGGCCACTACGGCTGCGGCGGCGTCGCGGCGGCGCTGGGCGACAAGCCCGTCGGACTGATCGACAACTGGCTCCGCCACATCCGTGACGTCCGACAAAAGTACGTCGACGAGCTGCTCGCGCTGCCGACGCAGAAGGACCGCGTCAACCGCCTCTGCGAGCTGAACGTCATGGAGCAGGTCAAGAACGTCTGCTACACGTCGATCGTGCAGCAGGCCTGGCGCGAAGGCCAGCCGCTCACGGTCCACGGCTGGATCTACGGCATCGCCGACGGCCTGATCCGCAACCTCGACGTCAGCGTCGACGGCCCGAACGACCTCGACCTAGCGTACAAGTTCGAAGACACGCCCGTGGCGTGATCGCAGCGATTCACACCCGGGCGTCGCCCGCTCAGCCAAAGGCTGCCTCGAAGAGCCGCGGTACGACTTCGCACGCGGTCCCCTTGAGCCAAATGTCGGCGAGTTGCTGCTCGGGGTCGATGGAGATGATCTTGGCCCCGGCGAGACTTGCATCTTCGGGCAGCATTGCCGCCGGATAAACCACGCCCGATGTCCCGATCTGCAAGAGGCAATCGCAACCCTCGGCCGCACGCCGAGAGAGCGACCAAGCGGGCTGCGCCATCGCGTCGCCGAACAGCACCAGCGCCGGCTTGTAGACGCCGCGAAGCCCGATCCCCAAAATCGGACGCAACGCAAGCACCGTCCGCAGCAGCGGCAGCCACCCGCGCTCGGCCTTTCGCAGTCGAGCGCAGATTCTCTGTAGCTGCGGCGTGGTGACTACGCCCCGAGGCTGGCGCTTGCCGCCACACCTTTCGTAGAGAGACCCGTGCAGCTCAAAGACCGTCGATGACCCGGCGCGCTGATGCAGCCGATCGATGTTCTGCGTCACCACGGTCAATCGAACTCCCGACGCCTCGGCGGCGGCGATGGCTAGGTGGGCGGCGTTCGGCTGCGCCTCAGCGATTGGTTCGATCACGCACCGGACGAACTCTGCCAACCGCTTTGGCTCTTCTCGGGCCGTACGAACTAGTCCTCGCCAAGTCCCGAATTGATCCATCGGAAACCGGCGCCAGAATCCCTCGTCATCACGGAAAGTAGGAATGCCGCTTTCCGCGGATACTCCTGCGCCGGTGAACACGACGACGTGCTCCGCACGCCGAAGCGCCTCGATCGCTCTCTCGAACTCCTCATTCATGTCGCTCGTTCCCCGGAGCCAAGTCCCGCACGCCACGCCTCGAGCTTCGCCGCCAAGGACCTGCCCGCATGGGCGGGGCTCGTTGATGGCAACCGGACGAACGTTAGCCGCTCGCGCGTCGCGTCGTCGAGCGTCCGCAGCGCGTGCCGCTTGAACGCCGTCTCGGCTTTCTGCCCATTGAAGGCGACCAGCCGCACCGCTGAATTGTCTTGGAAGAACTGTGCGAAGTCATTGGCCTCTTCCGAGTCGCGTTCGATCGCCGTGTCGAGACTCCCCACGCGCCGGCACGACTTGAGCACGTCCCACACCGCCACCCCCGCCGCCATCAGCCGCTCGCGCCGCTCTTCGTACGGCAGCTCGGGCCCGGCGCCGAACAGCTCCCCCATGATCGGCCAGAACGCGTTCCGCGGGTGGGCGTAGTACTCCCCCGCCGCCAAAGAAGCCGCCCCCGGCATCGACCCCAGCACCAACACCCGCGCGCGGGCGTCGGCAATCGGCGGGAAACTGCGGGCAAGCATGGGGTGATTAACCGCCAAGACGCGAAGAGCGCCAAGGGAACGACGAAGCACGGCGGTTAAATGACGAAGCACGAATGACGAACCTGCCGGTAGCGGCAGGAACTCTCCGACAGGTTCGTCATTCGTCATTCGGATTTCGTCATTGCCGCACCCGTTTCCCCCCACGCCAAAAACCCGATAAACTACGTCCCTTACCCACTCGGTACGGAGACGCCCCTATGAGCACGCTTCCCGCCTTCGGCACGACCAAGATCCGCCGCGAGGACCTCCCCAAGGGAGGCAACCTCTGCGAGTACTGCACGGCCAAG from Botrimarina mediterranea encodes:
- a CDS encoding lipoate--protein ligase family protein: MQLHHHTAATPELNLALDESLLLGDDSDHLRFWEPGHPFVVLGRSSSYDDEVAVETCGELRVPILRRVSGGATIVTGPGCLMYAVVLDLRERPALMDLTAAHRYVLGKMVEAIKPLEPTATIAGTSDLAFTSQDALRKFSGNSVRRVRGRLLYHGTLLYNFDLPLISRLLQTAPRQPEYRTSRDHDAFVANLEATRAQLIEAIAAAWRATPSDIAPSIHKRADELVAEKYAHSRWNTHGKL
- a CDS encoding SIR2 family NAD-dependent protein deacylase, yielding MNEEFERAIEALRRAEHVVVFTGAGVSAESGIPTFRDDEGFWRRFPMDQFGTWRGLVRTAREEPKRLAEFVRCVIEPIAEAQPNAAHLAIAAAEASGVRLTVVTQNIDRLHQRAGSSTVFELHGSLYERCGGKRQPRGVVTTPQLQRICARLRKAERGWLPLLRTVLALRPILGIGLRGVYKPALVLFGDAMAQPAWSLSRRAAEGCDCLLQIGTSGVVYPAAMLPEDASLAGAKIISIDPEQQLADIWLKGTACEVVPRLFEAAFG
- a CDS encoding DNA-deoxyinosine glycosylase, which gives rise to MLARSFPPIADARARVLVLGSMPGAASLAAGEYYAHPRNAFWPIMGELFGAGPELPYEERRERLMAAGVAVWDVLKSCRRVGSLDTAIERDSEEANDFAQFFQDNSAVRLVAFNGQKAETAFKRHALRTLDDATRERLTFVRLPSTSPAHAGRSLAAKLEAWRAGLGSGERAT
- the can gene encoding carbonate dehydratase — translated: MIDDLLNNNRDWAQRVVADDPSFFADLAEQQKPDYLWIGCSDSRVPANQIVGLDPGAVFVHRNIANVVVHTDVNCLSVIEFAVRVLRVKHILVVGHYGCGGVAAALGDKPVGLIDNWLRHIRDVRQKYVDELLALPTQKDRVNRLCELNVMEQVKNVCYTSIVQQAWREGQPLTVHGWIYGIADGLIRNLDVSVDGPNDLDLAYKFEDTPVA
- a CDS encoding NUDIX hydrolase; amino-acid sequence: MHRDPVIQLLTAYRETNPAEAQVADRILALVNSRPDCFDRTCRPGHLTGSAWVVSPDGERHLLLHHRKLDKWLQPGGHADGQTDLAEVALREAIEETGLQSLKVVANHRGVAVLDLDVHDIPARYAPDGSLVEDGHEHHDVRFLLQANADESLCVSDESHDLRWCTPDEVAALTQEWSVLRLLEKARRRLDR
- a CDS encoding SulP family inorganic anion transporter, coding for MTNSAQTPALSPWGNLLGALRTDFPASIIVFLVALPLCMGIATASGAPPVSGLITGIIGGLLVGAISGSPLQVSGPAAGLFVVTSEIIAELGFAALGIVVVCAGAIQIVAGVAKLGSYFRAVSPAVIQGMLSGIGVLIFASQFHVMVDDHDAARPWLNIGWEKGIANILTIPESLWKGLVPLDNSPHHLAAAVGVSSILVLMFWKYVPIKSLRIIPGAVVAVILAAAITKTMGWNIEHVDVPASLLDGILFPTREVLGDLEWRAVALAAVTVALIASAETMLCCAAVDQMQSHTRTDYNRELLAQGVGNFACGVVGSLPMTGVIVRSSANVDAGGRTRLSAWLHGLWLLIFVALLPWVLDMIPMSSLAAVLVYTGWKLINPKAVLKLWRVSRPEGIIAIITLLLVVGVDLLTGVLVGIACTAAWLLWTFAKLDVDVEEIPSESRTVLRLEGAATFLGVPKIADALDKITPDTELHVPLDRLRYIDHSCLELLVNWEKMHSAQGGVLVIDWESLAATFRDSNNKTHEQ